The Lathyrus oleraceus cultivar Zhongwan6 chromosome 5, CAAS_Psat_ZW6_1.0, whole genome shotgun sequence genome includes the window tcagcatcacaattcttccccctatcgtcctaagatgaacggtgctgttgaggcagcaaataagaacataaagaagatcgtgcagaagatggtcgttacgtacagggattggcacgagatgttacccttcgccttgcatgggtaccgcacttcagtacgtacatcgaccggggcaaccccttactcccttgtgtatggtatggaagcagtcctacctgtcGAAGTGaagattccttctctaagagtcctgttggatgtcaagctagatgaagctgaatggattcggacaaggttcaatgagttgagtcttatcgaagagaagcgaatggcagccatttgtcatgggcagttgtatcagagtcggatgaagagagcctttgaccagaaagtgtgccctcgatgtttccaagtcggagatttggtgttgaaaaggatccttcctcctcagacggatcacaggggcaagtggactcctaactatgagggaccgtatatcgtcaccaaggttttcgatggtggggccttaatgcttgcaacgatggatggtgaagacttcacttcccctgtgaattcagacgcagttaaaaaatacttcgcatgagatagacccgctggacagtaaaagaatagtccaggcaaaaaatgggcatcccgacgaaccaagaaaatgaaaaggttcgggcaaaaattagggatttaaaaatgaaaagatcgtacacccggtaagttgaaaacctgaaaaggcaacttaggcaaaaatgggtatcccggtggattgaaaacccgaaagggcgatccaggcaaaagttagggattaagcgaatgactgcgttctgagttagttctgaatctcatcttgtgtcgatgactggaaactttcaaaaggaagaaaacaatctaatcacctttttagaaggctgatcatctggaagatcttgaagacgggcaagtcatagcagaatttgaacccaatagaaatccatttcccattgccattagattaatttatattttatcttttgtgcaattacctctttccagggattgcttcctgatgtgaatgcctattcagaggccattcaatcaataaaatcatgttactcagtatatctctgttttcattttcattttactgttttgtttgcaaaaatgacgtccgaatttttgataaacattgcatcatgacacataagggctttacaggtacatgcttaataaacatttaaaattgctgtaaattttaagtgctttggatcgtctattcagaacagataccctcggggcatttccttaagattcccagcaggttctcactactgtactccccaagcggttgtttcagactatacactccctagtagagttaacagtgccagactgtatatccccagcagagttgacagtatcagactgtatcttcccagcagaagcagctgctcctcggagttcgatgccagatcgatgttttcaatcccagatcgatgatctctttcctggaagcataacctcggtaccgtatcggtgtttgcctccccctgctgagtcatctctcgtagattatggttgccagaaccactatcaTTTCCCCCAACAACAGGTTTCCAGCGCCGCTCTCTCTCCAGTCAAAGTCTCGGCATCTCGCCATTGCCAGAACACCGCACGGctgatcatttccccaacaggattccttgcttcagcttggcatttttccctagcatttcgcatccctgcatgtagaatcatattgcattgcatcctcccaaatcgcgtagcatttccattttcatggagcattacgccatcgcaaaattcaaacatacgcatgtaagcataaaacattctcggtatcccaagtgataagccagaaggttgtttccagtgctcagactgaaggttgttcatgacttattatccccagcatgggtcgttggcccacgtgccgcctcaattatcattttccctatttgtgtcgatgctgacaggcatgaagttttccggtatccagaccgaagtggcattcaggccagtctttccggtattcagaccgaagtggcattcaggccagttttttccggtattcagaccgaagtggcattcaggccagttcccggtatccaaaccgaagtggcattcaggccagtttttccggtattcagaccgaagtggcattcaagccaattttccggtattcagaccgaagtggcattcaggccagtctttCCGATATCCAAAAcccgaagtggcattcaggccagtttttccgattttcagatcgaagaagtttccgacgatcaagtcgaagtacttgtggcattcaggccagtttttccgatatccagaccgaagtggcattcaggccagtttttccggtattcagaccgaagtggcattcaagccaattttccggtattcagaccgaagtggcattcaggccaattttccggtatccagaccgaagtggcattcaggccagtttttccgattttcagatcgaagaagtttccgacgatcaagtcgaagtacttgtggcattcaggccagttttccggtatccagaccgaagtggcattcatgccagatttccggtgatcagaccaacattgatactctcatattccgatgcttagtgttcagactaatgtgcggcgttcaggccaagggtactcctgtgttaccatttattttggtatccaggtcaactttctagttcggtattcaggccgattttttcaccgtaccagacggattcttcttttgagattgcttctttgccgattctgacaggcatggttaattatttcatagggattcaggatcaaaatccgggtcttcttagtatttaaccatctcccactatgatcatatgaagaatATCCTGCTTCATGATATCTAGTTGAAGAcgtttaaataggggcagctgtcataccccgattttggtcctaaatttttatgtttgtttggcatgcttggcctaaccttactttggttttatatgaggattggtttttgatccaaagtcatggtgttgtgattgtggatacatctatggtctgggtcatctgaacaaccaagtttcttgtgtttctagccACTTGCCAGCCAAattattggttcatggatactatgtcaaaaccctgACCTTATGGTCTCAGTTCATGGCCTTGTTCATGTGCATTATCAGTCATgttcttttcaaagtcaaacattcaagtcataaGGCAAAAACAATTTGGgaaccaacttcaaaccatttgttaacccatttcaatttatttcatgtcattttaaaccattacatttgattctacataagaaaatacaagtcttgacatttttgaccaattgttgactttggtcaacagttgactttttggtcaacgTTGACCAAACTCAACCCAAATCCAAAAAACctcaattccattgattcattgtccatttacaaagaaaatacaaaatttggcatttttgaccaactgttgactttggtcaacagttgactttttggtcaactttgaccaaagtcaacccaaaaaaAAATTCACCCATAATTGTCCATTGAATTCCCTTTACAAAGAAGatacaaaaaaaatgcatttttgaccaattgttgactttggtcaacggttgactttggtcaacggttgactttttggtcaactttgaccaaagtcaaccctcaCTTGCTCTTGACTATCCAAACTTGGCCTGGCCCTTTGTTTCATTGTGTCATCCAATCTTCATGTTTGttgatgattttcttgattaCTTCATTTGCAAGTAAGTGACTTTGTGCACACCATGCTATTTGAACATCTTTGAATCAACGGTCATTAGCCTTGGTCTATCCCAAACTAGGTCCAAAGAGTTCTCTAACAATCCAACATAATACTTTGCTTATCACTCACAGCTCGTACCAAGAATACAATACACCAAACCTTGAAAACAAATGACCTAGCCAAGAGACTCCACATATCAGCCAATAGGAGGAATTAATGGGAAATCTAATCTTTTCACAAATTCAGCTGCATCAAACACAAATGATAGTCAAAATAACATGGCACGGTCATCTATTCCTCAATCATTTCCTCCTTGTCCACCCTTTTCACAACATAGTCATGATGATTACCAATCCTTTCTCAACATGTCTTCTGCATTTTCAAGTCTGATTGTCTCTACCTTGCTGCAACACCCTGCAGCCCATGCTGCAGCAAGTTTTGCTGCTACATTTTGGCCCTATGCAAATGTAGAATCTTCAGCTGATTCTCCAGCTTGTTCTCAAGGGGGTTTTCCATCTAGACAAATTGGTTCACCTCCGAGTGTAGCAGCTATTGCTGCTGCTACGGTAGCTGCTGCAACTGCATGGTGGGCAGCTCATGGACTGCTTCCTTTGTGCGCTCCACTCCATACAGATTTTGCCTGTCCTCCTGCATCAGCAACTGTTGTTCCATCAATGAATATCAGCGAAGTTCCACCTAAGACAGAACAAGGAGATATTACACTACAAAATCCTCGTCTGCAAGATCATGTACTAGATCCAAAAGACTCAGAAGCTTTGCAAGCTCAACATTCAGCTTCTAAATCACCAGCATCCTGCCCAACAATCCAAAACAGTTCAGTGAAAAAAGCTACAGTTAAAGCATCAAGGTACAATAGCCTTATAAAACCAGTTCAGAGATGCTGCAAGGTATGACAACCAAGTTTTTAGTACATGAATATCCTACTACTACAACAGCCAACACACATGACAAACTCAGCTGTTCAATAAGCAAAACCAAGGAATGTCTTACCTGCTGCAGGGACATTAGCCAAGTTGGATTTTGGAGCAGTATACCACTCTAGATTCATCATATCATGGTATCCAAGTCATCCTAAGCCAGTTCTTGCTGCTGCAATGCCATAATAGGTACACatgccaaatgagatgatttGCAACCAACATTCCTATGTTGCAAAAGCACTCAAGCAAAGATAGACCAATACCATGCTCAGACTTACACCAGCATGTTGCAATGACAATTCTGCACAAATAACAAGCAAGTCAATGCTAGGCCTAGAGCAACATTAATATTGGAAAGAATCAATGACAGAATGACATTCAAATCCATATCACGCCAGGGAATCCAAGTCAAAACTTGGCAATTATTCTACAGCATGAGTGCCAAAGTGTTTTGTTTTTCTTGGATCAGTTGAAGCACACAACCTACAACAGTTGAAAGGGGCATCAGTCACAGGGCCTGCCAATGTTGTAGCCTGCACCAGAGCCATCATGAACCTCAAACCACAAACTCATGTCAATTACCATCCAACTCTAGCCTGGGAGGAGGTTTCAACATAGCTCATGGAAAGCATACTCAATCCTCACACTAACATGATGCATCAATCATAATCCAAACAGACATACATCCAAGGAAGCTAAGTAATCTTGCAATGTATTAGTTTACAGCAGGTAATTGGTATGGCATCTAGGCCAAGTCATATAGCAAACCACAAAAGCCTCTTTCAAACTTGCAGTATGAACTATCATGTAAATATTCCAAGAACCAATGCAACCAACCTTACACAAGTGGACCTGACCTGCAGTATGACATCTAAATTGCAACTGGTCAAAACAATTAGCCAACAAAACCACATCAGAGGTTGCAATGAAGCCATGGAAACTCCCTGCAGTAGCTCACAAACCTTGACCATGAACATTGCTTTGCCCTGCATATGCCAAGTCGACTTGCAGCCTTGTTTgatcatcatcatcaattcatgTCCCGCACTCATGACCATGAAAACATACTGCAATAACATAACCTGCAGTAAAAAAACACGTAAACACTCAGTAAAGCAGTAAAATCTCAGGAAAATTCCCAAATTAGAATTAAgacaaaaatgaagaagaaagagtGGGTTCAGAATACCGTTTTCGGTTTTAGCATTAAAGAGGTCAATCCAATTTCTGAACATCCAAAGGGCTTTGCAGAATTACTCTTTTGAATCCACCATATcaattgaaaccctaatcagcAGAGCATAAGTAGAAGGAAGCAAATCAGTAAGGAAATTTTTCGAAAGAACGAAAAACTGGAGGCGGACCAAACCCACAaagtcaaaaaccctaaaaacccCAAAATCGTTTACCTGGAGGCCAGCTTCTGCGCATCCTTCACCACCACCGCAGTGACACTTTGTAAGAAcctctctttctttctctttatCCTTCCCATATGCTTGTTGATTGAAAATATTTGTGAGAGTTGAGAGAG containing:
- the LOC127081485 gene encoding protein LATE ELONGATED HYPOCOTYL, with the protein product MSSPVVGKVVRNALHRPRDSTYQPIGGINGKSNLFTNSAASNTNDSQNNMARSSIPQSFPPCPPFSQHSHDDYQSFLNMSSAFSSLIVSTLLQHPAAHAAASFAATFWPYANVESSADSPACSQGGFPSRQIGSPPSVAAIAAATVAAATAWWAAHGLLPLCAPLHTDFACPPASATVVPSMNISEVPPKTEQGDITLQNPRLQDHVLDPKDSEALQAQHSASKSPASCPTIQNSSVKKATVKASRYNSLIKPVQRCCKV